Proteins co-encoded in one Oikeobacillus pervagus genomic window:
- a CDS encoding VOC family protein, with the protein MINKIGKITVYVENQEEAKDFWINKIGFVLKFEQPMGPDMTWIEVGPSEDEFTTLVLYSKSAMEQHQPSKVAHPSILFSTTDIDAAYEKMKQNDVEVGEMLRMPYGTMYTFKDPDGNEYLLREDN; encoded by the coding sequence ATGATTAATAAAATAGGGAAAATTACGGTATATGTAGAGAATCAAGAAGAGGCAAAAGATTTTTGGATCAATAAAATCGGTTTTGTTTTAAAATTTGAGCAACCTATGGGACCCGATATGACTTGGATTGAAGTGGGGCCGAGCGAAGATGAGTTCACTACCTTAGTCCTTTATTCAAAGTCTGCAATGGAACAACATCAACCCTCTAAGGTGGCGCATCCATCTATTCTTTTCAGCACAACTGATATAGATGCTGCTTATGAGAAAATGAAACAGAATGATGTAGAGGTTGGGGAAATGTTAAGAATGCCATATGGAACGATGTATACATTTAAAGATCCAGATGGAAATGAATATTTATTAAGGGAAGATAATTAA
- a CDS encoding YjcZ family sporulation protein, with translation MGNQAGSGYGFTLIVVLFILLVIVGSYWS, from the coding sequence TTGGGTAATCAAGCTGGTTCTGGGTACGGATTCACATTAATCGTCGTACTATTTATTTTATTGGTTATTGTCGGAAGCTATTGGTCATAA
- the sstT gene encoding serine/threonine transporter SstT — MKSLILRWNQISLVKRIIVGIILGVILAVTIPEYTNWVTIFGSLFVGALKAIAPVLVLFLVMYAVAKHRSGHKTNMKSIIALYAISTFLAGLVAVIASFLFPVTISLVPGAKDVTPPSGILEVLQTLLFNIVDNPINALMNANYIGILTWAIVLGVALRNAAETTKTMLGNFSNAVSLLVKWVINLAPIGIMGLVFEAIVSNGLSALVDYGKLLMVLLGCMIFIAFVINPLIVFINIRKNPYPLVFRCIKDSAITAFFTRSSAANIPVNMRLCENLKLDKNTYSVSIPLGATINMAGAAVTISVLTLAAVNTLNIQVDIGTALILSVVSAVSAAGTSGVAGGSLLLIPLASSLFGIPDDIAMQVVGVGFIIGVLQDSCETALNSSSDVLYTATAEYAKMRKEGKEVIMNP; from the coding sequence ATGAAAAGTTTAATTCTGCGGTGGAACCAAATAAGCCTAGTAAAACGAATAATTGTGGGGATTATTCTTGGTGTTATTTTGGCTGTAACGATTCCTGAATACACCAACTGGGTCACGATTTTCGGTTCTCTATTTGTAGGTGCATTAAAGGCCATCGCACCAGTCTTAGTCTTATTCTTAGTTATGTATGCTGTTGCCAAACATCGGAGTGGTCATAAAACAAATATGAAATCTATTATTGCCTTATATGCTATAAGCACCTTCCTAGCAGGACTTGTCGCAGTCATTGCCAGCTTTTTATTTCCTGTTACCATATCACTTGTACCAGGTGCCAAAGACGTGACTCCTCCGAGTGGAATTTTAGAAGTACTTCAGACATTACTATTTAACATTGTTGACAACCCGATCAATGCTCTAATGAATGCTAACTACATCGGTATTCTAACCTGGGCAATAGTTCTGGGTGTTGCATTAAGAAATGCTGCTGAAACCACCAAAACGATGCTGGGTAACTTTTCAAATGCCGTATCTTTATTAGTGAAATGGGTTATAAATTTAGCTCCAATAGGCATCATGGGGCTCGTTTTTGAAGCAATTGTTTCAAATGGACTCTCTGCCTTGGTTGACTATGGAAAATTACTTATGGTTCTACTAGGATGCATGATTTTTATCGCCTTTGTGATTAATCCACTGATCGTATTCATAAATATTCGTAAAAATCCGTATCCACTTGTTTTTAGATGTATTAAGGACAGCGCGATCACAGCATTCTTTACTCGAAGCTCAGCTGCCAATATACCAGTAAATATGAGATTATGTGAAAATTTAAAATTAGATAAGAATACGTATTCAGTATCGATCCCATTAGGTGCGACGATCAATATGGCCGGTGCAGCTGTTACGATTTCTGTCTTAACCCTTGCAGCCGTTAACACACTTAACATTCAAGTAGATATTGGCACTGCACTTATTCTTAGTGTCGTATCAGCTGTATCAGCCGCAGGTACTTCAGGTGTTGCCGGGGGATCTCTCCTACTCATTCCTTTAGCAAGTAGCTTATTTGGAATCCCAGATGATATTGCAATGCAAGTCGTTGGTGTCGGCTTCATCATCGGTGTGTTACAGGACTCTTGTGAAACTGCACTTAATTCATCATCAGACGTACTTTATACCGCTACAGCTGAATATGCAAAAATGCGTAAAGAAGGAAAAGAAGTCATTATGAATCCTTAA
- a CDS encoding malate:quinone oxidoreductase encodes MSSIQTKTDVILIGAGIMSATLGTLLKELAPDWEIKVFEKLDKAGEESSNEWNNAGTGHSALCELNYTPEKPDGSINITKAINVNEQFQVSRQFWSYLVNRKLINNPQEFIMPLPHMSLVHGEQNVKFLKKRFEALSKIPLFKGMEFSDDPEKLKEWIPLIMNGRTSNEPTAATKIESGTDVNFGALTRILFDHLKNKNVEVNYGHKVTGVKRTSDGSWELKVRNASGNVESHIAKFLFIGGGGGSLPLLQKTGIPESKRIGGFPVSGLFLVCNNPEVVAQHHAKVYGKAAVGAPPMSVPHLDTRFIDNKKSLLFGPFAGFSPKFLKSGSNMDLICSVKPNNVFTMLAAGAKNMPLTKYLIQQLMLSKEQRIEELKAFVPNAKSEDWEIVVAGQRVQVIKDTEAGGKGTLQFGTEVVSSADGSVAALLGASPGASTAVHVMLQVINKCFPEQLKEWEPKIKEMIPSYGMKLVENPELFNEIQASTSKALQLNDGMPSQLEGQGVS; translated from the coding sequence ATGAGTAGCATACAAACTAAAACAGACGTTATCTTAATTGGTGCCGGTATTATGAGTGCGACTTTAGGTACACTTCTGAAAGAGTTAGCACCGGACTGGGAAATTAAAGTGTTTGAGAAGCTTGACAAAGCAGGAGAGGAAAGCTCTAACGAATGGAACAATGCAGGAACAGGACATTCTGCATTATGCGAATTGAACTACACTCCTGAAAAACCAGATGGCTCCATCAATATTACTAAAGCTATTAATGTCAACGAACAATTTCAAGTTTCAAGACAATTTTGGTCTTATCTTGTAAACCGCAAGCTAATTAATAATCCACAAGAGTTTATTATGCCATTGCCCCATATGAGCTTAGTGCACGGTGAACAAAATGTAAAATTCCTAAAAAAACGTTTTGAAGCGCTTTCAAAAATCCCTTTGTTCAAAGGAATGGAGTTTTCTGATGACCCTGAAAAATTGAAAGAATGGATTCCGCTTATTATGAATGGACGTACTTCGAATGAACCTACGGCGGCAACCAAAATTGAATCTGGAACTGACGTTAACTTTGGAGCATTAACACGTATTTTGTTTGACCATTTGAAGAATAAAAACGTCGAAGTCAATTATGGACATAAAGTGACTGGTGTTAAACGTACTAGTGATGGTTCATGGGAATTAAAAGTGCGTAACGCTAGTGGTAACGTTGAAAGCCATATTGCAAAATTTCTCTTTATCGGTGGTGGTGGAGGAAGTTTACCATTACTACAAAAGACTGGTATTCCTGAAAGTAAACGTATCGGAGGTTTCCCGGTAAGCGGACTATTCTTAGTATGTAATAATCCAGAGGTTGTAGCACAACATCATGCGAAAGTATACGGAAAAGCTGCAGTTGGTGCTCCTCCAATGTCTGTGCCACATCTTGATACAAGATTTATTGACAACAAAAAATCATTACTATTTGGACCATTTGCAGGCTTTTCACCAAAATTCTTAAAATCTGGTTCAAATATGGATTTAATATGTTCTGTAAAGCCTAATAATGTCTTCACTATGTTAGCGGCAGGTGCAAAAAACATGCCTTTAACAAAATATTTGATCCAGCAACTTATGTTATCTAAAGAACAACGTATCGAAGAGTTAAAAGCATTTGTTCCGAACGCTAAAAGCGAAGATTGGGAGATTGTTGTAGCGGGTCAACGTGTTCAGGTTATCAAAGATACTGAAGCTGGAGGAAAAGGAACACTTCAATTTGGTACTGAAGTTGTTAGTTCTGCTGATGGATCGGTTGCTGCATTACTTGGTGCTTCACCAGGTGCTTCTACAGCTGTTCACGTTATGCTTCAAGTAATCAATAAATGTTTCCCAGAACAATTAAAAGAATGGGAACCAAAAATCAAAGAGATGATTCCTTCTTATGGGATGAAATTAGTAGAAAATCCAGAACTGTTCAACGAAATACAAGCTTCGACATCAAAAGCACTTCAACTAAACGACGGTATGCCGTCACAATTAGAAGGCCAAGGTGTATCATAA
- a CDS encoding alkaline phosphatase D family protein codes for MKEFDDNRRSFLKNTGKGLGIALGATLVGSLPVNYVAAAKNKNSKKFAYPFTLGVASGDPLPDGVVLWTRLAPDPLNGGGMDNHPFPVQWEVSLDSNFKNVVKRGTELSKPQLAHSVHVEVDGLEPSTWYYYRFKARSEISPVGRTRTSPAYNSSVDHLNFAFVSCQNWPVGFYTAYQHLAKDDLDLVVHLGDYIYEGKHSSTIRSTNVDTPEIYTIEDYRNRYALYKLDSDLQAAHANFPWIVTFDDHEVDNNYAGDIPQDPDKQSKKDFLTRRSVAYQAYYEHMPLRRTSLPNKSNIQLYRRLTFGNLVDFNVLDTRQYRDDQANGDGWKVPTPESENPTRTLLGEEQERWLLDGLATSQAKWKVLAQQVFFAHRDGDFDPEGEYVSMDAWDGYPAARQRIVDFLAEKDIKNTIVITGDVHTNWANEIKVDFHDANSQNVAVEFVGTSITSNGDGSDVKKDTAQYLQENPHIKFYNNYRGYVRCKLTQDTWQTDFRVVPYVSKPGAPISTRASFIVEDSIPSLKQLTATPL; via the coding sequence ATGAAAGAATTCGACGACAATCGTAGAAGTTTTTTAAAGAATACAGGAAAAGGGTTGGGGATTGCTCTTGGTGCTACGCTTGTGGGCTCATTGCCAGTAAACTATGTAGCTGCAGCTAAGAACAAAAACTCTAAGAAATTTGCTTATCCATTTACATTGGGAGTCGCCTCTGGTGATCCATTGCCTGATGGGGTTGTTTTATGGACAAGACTTGCACCAGATCCATTAAATGGAGGTGGAATGGACAACCATCCTTTCCCAGTCCAATGGGAAGTTTCCCTAGACTCTAATTTTAAAAATGTTGTAAAAAGAGGGACCGAACTTTCTAAACCACAGCTTGCCCATTCTGTCCATGTCGAAGTAGACGGATTAGAACCTTCAACTTGGTATTATTACCGATTTAAAGCAAGATCTGAAATCAGTCCTGTGGGAAGAACCAGAACATCCCCTGCCTATAATAGCTCAGTCGACCATTTAAACTTTGCCTTTGTTTCCTGTCAAAACTGGCCAGTTGGTTTTTACACCGCTTATCAGCATTTAGCCAAGGATGATCTGGATTTAGTCGTTCACCTTGGAGACTATATTTATGAAGGAAAGCATAGTTCAACCATTCGATCAACAAATGTGGATACCCCAGAAATCTATACGATTGAAGATTATCGAAACCGTTATGCTTTATATAAACTAGATAGTGATCTCCAAGCTGCCCATGCCAATTTCCCATGGATCGTGACTTTTGATGATCATGAAGTGGATAATAACTATGCAGGGGATATCCCACAGGATCCAGATAAACAATCCAAAAAAGACTTCTTAACACGAAGAAGCGTTGCTTACCAAGCTTATTATGAACATATGCCACTTCGCCGTACTTCCTTACCAAATAAAAGTAATATACAGCTGTATCGTCGTCTAACATTTGGTAATTTAGTAGATTTTAATGTTTTGGACACACGTCAATATCGGGATGACCAAGCAAACGGGGATGGATGGAAAGTTCCAACACCAGAATCAGAGAACCCTACCCGCACCCTTCTAGGTGAGGAACAAGAGCGTTGGTTGTTAGATGGATTAGCTACGTCACAGGCTAAATGGAAAGTATTAGCGCAACAAGTCTTTTTCGCTCACCGTGATGGTGACTTTGATCCTGAAGGGGAATATGTGAGTATGGATGCCTGGGATGGTTATCCTGCAGCACGCCAACGGATTGTTGACTTTTTAGCGGAAAAAGACATTAAGAATACCATTGTCATCACTGGAGATGTTCATACCAACTGGGCTAATGAAATTAAAGTGGACTTCCATGACGCTAATTCTCAAAATGTAGCGGTGGAATTTGTGGGCACTTCTATTACTTCTAATGGAGATGGGTCTGATGTAAAAAAAGACACAGCACAGTATTTACAAGAAAATCCACATATTAAATTTTACAATAATTATCGCGGTTATGTACGCTGCAAACTGACTCAGGATACATGGCAAACAGATTTTAGAGTCGTTCCTTATGTATCCAAACCTGGTGCACCAATCAGTACACGTGCATCATTTATTGTGGAAGACAGCATACCTAGTTTAAAGCAGTTAACAGCTACCCCACTATAA
- a CDS encoding disulfide oxidoreductase, producing MVNIRQYSLYFAWIVSVVATLGSLYFSEIRGFIPCELCWYQRILMYPLALILGIGTFQNDQTVKKFVLPMAMIGWCISLFHYLEQKVPGFAEIKPCVNGVPCNTEYINWLGFITIPFLALIAFSIIIVFMLFTKPSQK from the coding sequence ATGGTGAATATAAGACAATATTCCCTATATTTTGCTTGGATCGTTTCAGTTGTCGCTACCCTAGGAAGTCTTTATTTTAGTGAAATCCGTGGATTTATACCTTGTGAATTATGTTGGTATCAACGTATTTTGATGTACCCGTTAGCTTTAATACTGGGAATAGGGACATTTCAAAATGACCAAACTGTCAAAAAGTTCGTCTTACCAATGGCGATGATTGGTTGGTGCATATCACTTTTCCACTACCTTGAACAAAAAGTACCAGGATTTGCGGAAATTAAGCCTTGTGTCAATGGTGTCCCTTGTAATACTGAATATATTAACTGGCTTGGATTTATTACAATCCCATTTTTAGCATTGATTGCCTTTTCGATTATTATCGTATTCATGCTTTTTACAAAACCCTCTCAGAAGTGA
- a CDS encoding DsbA family protein, with amino-acid sequence MSKSNNSPFKMVVMITLIVVALFVALVILNNRNSDSNHDTTFDQQPPIEGQPMQGNSDAPVTVVEFGDFKCPSCKIWGETIYPKLISDYVDTGKVKFSYINVLFHGEESKLGSLAAESVYKESPNSYWKFHKELFNAQPNENHDGLWITNEKILEIAKTIPGIDTQQLQKDLENESGLAEVNKDAKLVEEFKIQFTPSIMVNGTMLEDPFDYDQMKSLIEKELEGN; translated from the coding sequence ATGTCAAAAAGTAATAACTCACCATTTAAAATGGTAGTAATGATCACTTTAATCGTGGTTGCTTTATTTGTAGCATTGGTAATTCTCAACAATAGAAATTCTGATTCGAATCATGATACAACCTTCGATCAACAGCCACCAATAGAGGGACAACCTATGCAAGGTAATTCCGATGCTCCAGTAACTGTTGTTGAGTTTGGTGATTTTAAATGTCCTTCCTGTAAAATTTGGGGAGAAACTATTTATCCAAAATTAATCAGTGATTATGTAGATACTGGAAAAGTGAAGTTTTCCTATATAAATGTATTATTTCACGGTGAGGAATCCAAATTAGGATCTTTAGCGGCAGAGTCAGTATATAAAGAAAGTCCAAATAGCTATTGGAAATTTCATAAAGAACTATTTAATGCGCAACCGAATGAAAATCACGATGGATTATGGATAACAAATGAGAAAATTTTAGAAATAGCCAAAACGATTCCTGGCATTGATACACAACAGCTACAAAAGGATTTAGAGAATGAGTCTGGTTTAGCGGAAGTCAATAAAGATGCGAAATTGGTGGAAGAGTTTAAAATACAATTTACACCAAGTATTATGGTAAACGGTACGATGCTTGAAGATCCGTTTGATTATGATCAAATGAAAAGTCTTATAGAAAAAGAATTGGAAGGTAATTAA
- a CDS encoding AAA family ATPase, protein MIYLNAFTFPNEDMEFDFFLEVKRTCYDSFYPFKVLSRRGFDKMVCEPVTILYGGNGSGKSTALNVIAEKTGVKRDSIYNKSSFYPDYVKMCGMQLGTDIPENSRIITSDDVFDYMLNIRNLNEGIDQKREKLFEEYLDAKYSKFQLKSIEDYEQLKKVNTARRKTQSRFVRSELMDNVREYSNGESAFSYFTEKIGENGLYILDEPENSLSPQRQIELMKFIEDSARFFGCQFIISTHSPFLLSMRGAKIYDLDEKPVRTKRWTELENVRTYYEFFKRNEEQF, encoded by the coding sequence ATGATTTATTTAAATGCATTTACATTTCCGAATGAGGATATGGAATTTGACTTTTTCTTAGAAGTAAAGAGGACGTGCTATGATTCGTTTTATCCATTTAAGGTATTATCTAGACGTGGTTTTGATAAAATGGTATGTGAGCCAGTTACGATTTTATATGGAGGAAACGGTTCAGGAAAATCTACAGCATTAAATGTGATAGCAGAAAAAACGGGAGTCAAACGTGATTCCATCTATAACAAATCAAGTTTTTACCCAGATTATGTGAAAATGTGTGGGATGCAGCTAGGGACGGATATTCCCGAGAATAGCAGAATTATTACAAGTGATGATGTATTTGATTATATGTTGAATATCCGAAACCTTAATGAGGGGATTGACCAGAAACGGGAGAAACTTTTTGAGGAATATTTAGATGCGAAATATTCTAAATTTCAACTGAAGTCCATTGAAGACTACGAACAACTGAAAAAAGTAAATACAGCCAGAAGAAAAACACAATCACGTTTTGTGAGAAGTGAACTAATGGATAATGTAAGGGAATATTCAAATGGGGAAAGTGCATTCTCCTATTTCACTGAAAAAATTGGTGAAAATGGGCTTTATATATTGGATGAGCCGGAAAACAGTCTTTCTCCACAACGTCAGATAGAATTAATGAAATTTATTGAGGACTCTGCGCGTTTTTTCGGCTGTCAGTTTATTATATCAACACATTCCCCATTTCTGCTTTCGATGCGTGGAGCCAAAATATATGACCTCGATGAAAAACCTGTTAGGACGAAGCGGTGGACAGAGTTGGAAAATGTGCGTACATATTATGAGTTTTTTAAAAGAAATGAAGAACAGTTTTGA
- a CDS encoding YjcZ family sporulation protein, producing MSNNKGYGCGYGYGFALIVVLFILLIIVGVSYCC from the coding sequence ATGTCTAACAATAAAGGTTATGGTTGCGGTTACGGTTATGGCTTTGCATTAATCGTCGTGCTATTTATTTTATTAATTATTGTCGGAGTATCTTATTGTTGTTAA
- a CDS encoding response regulator, with the protein MTNRILVVEDDLAIGNLIKMALSTQHYEYAIALDGKSALQEVISMQPDVVILDLGLPDMDGIDVIRKIRSWSQIPIIIVSARDEERDKINALDAGADDYVTKPFSVDELLARVRVAFRRISGYHQIGKEQSEFINGNLRIDYLANTVFMNDVEIHLTPIEYKLLVVLSKHVGKVLTHNFLLKEVWQHVSQSDVPSLRVFMATLRKKIEDNPAKPRYIQTHIRVGYRMLRYDDE; encoded by the coding sequence ATGACTAACCGAATTTTAGTAGTAGAAGATGATTTGGCAATCGGAAACTTAATCAAAATGGCTTTGAGTACGCAACATTATGAATATGCGATTGCATTAGACGGTAAATCCGCATTACAAGAAGTAATATCGATGCAACCGGACGTAGTTATTTTAGACCTTGGTCTCCCAGATATGGATGGTATCGATGTTATCCGAAAAATCCGGAGCTGGTCGCAAATACCAATTATCATCGTGAGTGCGCGTGATGAGGAACGTGATAAAATAAATGCCCTCGATGCTGGAGCTGATGATTATGTAACAAAGCCTTTCAGTGTGGATGAACTATTGGCCCGAGTTCGTGTGGCGTTTAGAAGAATTTCAGGTTACCACCAGATTGGGAAAGAACAGTCTGAATTTATAAACGGTAACTTACGCATCGATTATTTGGCAAACACGGTATTTATGAATGACGTAGAAATACATCTAACGCCAATTGAATATAAGTTGTTAGTGGTGTTATCAAAACATGTTGGCAAAGTTCTGACACATAACTTTCTTTTGAAGGAAGTATGGCAACATGTATCACAATCAGACGTACCGAGTTTACGGGTATTTATGGCAACCTTGCGCAAAAAAATAGAGGATAATCCAGCGAAACCGAGATATATTCAGACACATATACGCGTTGGCTATCGAATGTTACGGTATGATGACGAATAA
- a CDS encoding sensor histidine kinase — protein MEDKRPSSEEILAKIKQLEKGDGTGKLKIFLGYAAGVGKTYAMLNTAHQDQKLGIDVVVGYVEPHARPETTALLNGLEIIPTKKITYKGKTFEELDIDAVLERNPTLVLIDELAHTNVPSMRHLKRFGDVEELLAKGIDVYTTVNIQHIESLHDLVEEITGIQVRERIPDYLIDNAAQIRLVDVEPEDLIQRLREGKIYQSEQAEKAMEHFFQKSNLVALREIALRRTADTIYYKQSLENVSLSNNTQVEEHLLVGISSSPTNAKVIRTTARLAQALHGKFTALYVQKSTNKEDEANSERLKLHIKLTEQLGGHVVTVQEEDVAVALANYARISGVTKLVIGKTSTKAQWWRPNSKISDRLSSYVPNLPMYIVPDRENESLRFQGIVPQLKFAWMDLLKMVIIFGIASAIGMIFFTSGVSEANIITIYILGVLVLAMWSTGWVISVISSLVAVLIFNFLFTEPRFSFEAYHWDYPMTFLIMFISGLITSSLTRKVKKQAVEAVRKSYRMEVLFETNRKLQHARSLEEIISEGMTQIVKLVEKPAVFFDMTNQLIKNKMFFKTHVMTAAENNANEALFDNVNERGVVAWVANNKQAAGVTTDTFPEANAYYIPIIYGMNVEGVVGIMLTRESPLPSFERHILDAIINEFSFALDKYYLQKTNEEVVREAELEQMRATFLRSISHDLRTPLTSISGNSDILLLSGEQIDDTQKNQLYHDINSNSKWLLQMVENLLAVSRLDGGELSIEMQPELVEDILQEALSHVMHNENTHRIHCHVESELLFAMMDARLIIQVIINIVNNALTYTPAGSEISVIAQEVGDHVQIRILDNGPGISDSLKARLFEPFTTGKIYRSDSRRGLGLGLSLCQAIVKVHESELTVEDNVPTGAIFSFTLKKGDVQVND, from the coding sequence ATGGAAGATAAGCGTCCAAGTTCAGAAGAGATTTTGGCGAAAATTAAACAATTAGAAAAAGGGGACGGGACTGGCAAATTAAAAATATTTCTAGGGTATGCGGCAGGAGTTGGCAAAACCTATGCAATGCTTAACACTGCCCATCAAGATCAAAAATTAGGCATAGATGTTGTCGTCGGTTATGTTGAGCCACATGCCCGGCCAGAAACAACCGCCTTACTAAATGGACTTGAAATAATACCGACTAAAAAAATTACTTATAAAGGAAAGACATTTGAAGAATTAGATATTGATGCGGTGCTTGAACGAAACCCTACGCTTGTGTTGATTGATGAATTGGCGCATACCAATGTACCATCAATGCGCCATCTAAAACGATTTGGTGATGTAGAAGAACTGCTTGCAAAAGGGATCGACGTATACACCACTGTTAATATCCAGCATATTGAAAGTCTTCATGATTTGGTGGAAGAGATTACGGGAATTCAAGTCCGTGAGCGTATACCAGATTATTTAATTGATAACGCAGCACAAATTAGACTCGTTGATGTTGAGCCGGAAGATCTCATCCAGCGTTTAAGAGAAGGGAAAATCTATCAATCTGAACAAGCAGAAAAAGCGATGGAGCATTTTTTTCAAAAGTCGAATTTAGTGGCACTTCGTGAAATAGCGTTACGTCGAACAGCAGATACCATTTACTATAAGCAGTCGCTCGAAAATGTTTCACTTTCCAACAATACACAGGTGGAAGAACATTTATTAGTTGGTATTAGTAGTTCACCTACAAATGCAAAAGTGATCCGAACTACTGCACGACTTGCTCAAGCGTTGCATGGAAAATTCACAGCATTATATGTACAAAAGTCAACAAATAAAGAGGATGAGGCGAATTCCGAGAGATTGAAACTGCACATCAAACTAACTGAGCAGCTTGGCGGTCATGTCGTAACCGTTCAGGAGGAAGATGTGGCAGTGGCACTCGCTAATTATGCACGAATAAGTGGAGTGACAAAGCTTGTTATCGGAAAAACTTCGACGAAAGCGCAATGGTGGAGGCCCAATTCCAAAATTAGTGATCGCCTCAGTAGTTATGTGCCCAATTTGCCTATGTATATTGTACCGGATAGAGAAAACGAGTCCCTACGTTTTCAAGGGATTGTACCGCAACTTAAGTTTGCTTGGATGGACTTGTTGAAAATGGTAATTATTTTTGGCATAGCTTCAGCCATTGGAATGATTTTCTTTACTTCAGGTGTAAGCGAAGCGAACATTATTACCATATATATTTTGGGTGTATTGGTGCTTGCCATGTGGTCGACGGGTTGGGTGATCAGCGTTATTAGTTCGTTGGTTGCGGTGCTGATCTTTAATTTTTTATTCACGGAACCGCGTTTTTCATTTGAAGCATACCACTGGGACTATCCCATGACGTTTTTAATTATGTTTATATCAGGGCTAATAACAAGTAGCTTGACTCGAAAAGTAAAAAAGCAAGCAGTCGAAGCTGTCCGCAAGTCCTACCGGATGGAAGTGCTGTTTGAAACCAATCGTAAATTGCAGCATGCAAGATCACTTGAAGAAATCATTTCAGAAGGCATGACGCAAATTGTTAAGCTTGTTGAAAAACCAGCAGTATTTTTCGATATGACGAACCAATTAATAAAAAATAAAATGTTTTTCAAGACCCATGTGATGACCGCTGCGGAAAATAATGCGAATGAAGCACTGTTTGATAATGTGAACGAACGAGGGGTCGTGGCGTGGGTCGCAAATAATAAGCAAGCGGCTGGTGTCACGACGGATACGTTTCCTGAAGCAAACGCGTATTATATACCGATTATTTACGGCATGAACGTGGAAGGTGTCGTCGGAATTATGCTGACAAGGGAATCTCCACTTCCTTCATTCGAACGACATATTCTAGATGCAATCATCAATGAATTTTCGTTTGCACTTGATAAATATTATTTGCAAAAAACGAATGAAGAAGTAGTCCGAGAGGCGGAACTAGAGCAAATGCGTGCCACCTTTTTGCGGTCGATTTCGCATGATTTACGAACACCGTTGACGAGTATTTCTGGAAACTCAGATATTTTACTATTGAGTGGGGAACAGATTGATGACACACAAAAAAATCAGCTATATCACGATATTAATAGTAACTCGAAGTGGCTTTTGCAAATGGTCGAGAATTTACTAGCTGTCTCAAGATTAGATGGCGGGGAACTGTCTATTGAAATGCAACCGGAGCTTGTTGAAGATATTTTGCAGGAAGCACTTTCGCATGTGATGCACAACGAAAATACACATCGCATTCATTGTCATGTCGAATCAGAGTTGTTATTTGCGATGATGGATGCCCGGCTTATTATCCAAGTCATCATTAATATCGTCAATAATGCATTGACCTATACACCTGCAGGAAGTGAGATTTCCGTGATTGCACAAGAAGTGGGGGATCACGTCCAAATACGTATCTTGGATAATGGTCCTGGGATTAGTGATTCTTTAAAAGCGCGGTTATTTGAACCATTTACTACAGGTAAAATCTACCGAAGTGACAGTCGGCGTGGTCTTGGACTCGGTCTATCCCTATGCCAAGCCATCGTAAAAGTACATGAAAGTGAACTCACAGTGGAAGATAATGTGCCAACGGGTGCGATTTTTAGTTTTACACTTAAAAAAGGAGATGTCCAAGTCAATGACTAA